A stretch of the Capsicum annuum cultivar UCD-10X-F1 chromosome 10, UCD10Xv1.1, whole genome shotgun sequence genome encodes the following:
- the LOC107845895 gene encoding non-specific lipid-transfer protein 1, translating into MEMVSKIACLVVLCMVVAAPHAEALTCGQVAGDLAACLPYLQGSGPLGSCCGGVRALLGAAKTPADRKTACTCLKSAANAIKGINLSKAAGLPTACGVNIPYKISPSTDCSTVQ; encoded by the exons ATGGAGATGGTTAGCAAGATTGCATGCTTGGTAGTTTTGTGCATGGTGGTGGCTGCACCCCATGCAGAGGCACTGACATGCGGTCAGGTTGCAGGTGACTTGGCTGCTTGCCTCCCTTATCTACAGGGTAGTGGCCCTTTAGGAAGCTGCTGCGGTGGTGTTAGGGCTCTCCTGGGTGCAGCTAAGACCCCAGCGGACCGAAAGACAGCATGCACTTGCTTGAAATCCGCCGCTAATGCTATCAAGGGCATTAATCTGAGCAAAGCTGCTGGTCTCCCTACTGCTTGTGGCGTTAACATTCCTTACAAGATCAGCCCCTCCACTGACTGCTCCAC GGTCCAGTAA